A window of Thermosipho affectus contains these coding sequences:
- a CDS encoding ABC transporter permease: protein MKFAYGLVLFLIIWYFLALVINSSLILPTPLEVGRIFITLIFSKSIWNSIYSTLLKGFIALFFTLLLGFIFGFVMGICEKCFELLRPIFTISQSVPIISWLVLVIFIWGIGITGPIIITVLSLIPNVTFSVAHGVRNTDKKLLEMAQIYNVSKKKIIKDIYFGSVIPFLLSALEVVSGNLWKVIIVSEYLAGKEGIGVQISWARQYVNIPKVYALTIIAVILGISTERAIKFLTKKVILYDIKD from the coding sequence ATGAAATTTGCATATGGACTTGTTTTGTTCTTGATTATTTGGTATTTTTTAGCCTTGGTTATAAACTCATCTTTAATACTCCCTACTCCACTGGAAGTAGGGAGGATTTTTATTACACTTATATTTTCTAAAAGCATTTGGAATTCCATATATTCTACACTATTAAAAGGATTTATTGCACTTTTTTTTACATTATTATTGGGTTTTATATTCGGTTTTGTAATGGGGATATGTGAAAAATGCTTTGAGTTACTAAGACCTATATTTACAATATCTCAATCTGTACCAATAATATCTTGGTTAGTGCTTGTAATATTTATATGGGGAATTGGTATTACAGGACCAATAATCATCACCGTGTTATCCCTCATACCTAACGTTACTTTTTCAGTTGCACACGGTGTGAGAAACACAGATAAAAAATTATTGGAAATGGCTCAAATATATAATGTTTCAAAGAAAAAAATTATAAAAGATATATACTTTGGCTCCGTTATTCCATTCTTATTAAGCGCACTTGAAGTAGTTTCTGGTAACTTATGGAAGGTTATAATAGTTTCAGAATACCTTGCTGGAAAAGAAGGAATAGGTGTACAAATATCATGGGCAAGACAATATGTAAACATTCCAAAAGTTTATGCTCTGACTATAATAGCCGTGATACTTGGAATATCAACCGAAAGAGCTATTAAATTCCTAACTAAAAAGGTGATATTATATGATATTAAAGATTGA
- a CDS encoding AI-2E family transporter, producing MKDKRNLAAIYVSAYALLFLITCIIFNTVLNVFVFTLISVLIVNLITKLLKILKLKTKSAIIVGLVIYFFLIIYGIILIIPAATEQFGSFVSTINYVFENQSWKTYLEKNPELLSGVNNLMKWLQPKLNDLTNYMLDNIAKGTPSFFVTIFYSILLTIYTLLYSSWLKKSLPNLFPKKIRPQIEKFFEKVYSALSSFVDVVIINAVITAVAFYLLSSFYFKDTAVILSFWAGITNLIPIVGVFFEYIPVFLFSLTLGLKGFIIVNIFVIAIHLGLFVIFVNVMKMHLNLNPVLMIISIIIVNQIFGLVGTFFAVPLLIFIVAYWDEFVKPKFET from the coding sequence ATGAAGGATAAAAGAAATTTAGCTGCAATTTATGTAAGTGCATATGCACTACTTTTTCTAATCACATGTATAATATTCAACACAGTTTTAAATGTTTTTGTTTTCACGTTAATTTCCGTTTTAATTGTAAATTTAATAACAAAATTATTGAAGATTTTAAAGTTAAAAACAAAATCCGCTATAATTGTAGGACTTGTTATTTACTTTTTTTTGATAATTTATGGTATAATATTAATAATCCCAGCTGCCACTGAACAATTTGGAAGTTTCGTCTCAACTATCAATTATGTCTTTGAAAATCAGTCATGGAAAACTTATCTTGAAAAAAATCCAGAATTACTATCTGGTGTAAATAATTTGATGAAGTGGTTACAACCTAAATTAAACGATCTCACAAATTATATGCTTGACAACATTGCAAAAGGAACTCCTTCGTTTTTTGTAACCATATTCTATTCTATTCTCTTAACAATTTACACACTTTTGTATTCTTCTTGGCTAAAAAAATCACTGCCAAATTTATTCCCCAAAAAAATAAGACCACAAATTGAAAAGTTCTTTGAAAAAGTCTACAGTGCTTTGTCTAGTTTTGTGGATGTTGTAATAATAAACGCAGTTATTACAGCAGTTGCTTTTTATCTATTATCAAGTTTTTATTTCAAAGACACTGCAGTTATTCTCTCTTTTTGGGCGGGAATAACAAATTTGATACCCATCGTTGGAGTTTTCTTTGAATACATTCCCGTTTTTCTATTTTCTTTAACATTAGGATTAAAAGGATTTATCATAGTAAATATCTTCGTTATCGCTATACACTTGGGATTATTCGTAATATTTGTAAACGTTATGAAAATGCATTTAAACCTAAACCCTGTACTTATGATCATATCAATAATAATAGTAAACCAGATATTTGGATTAGTAGGCACATTTTTTGCAGTACCACTTTTGATATTCATAGTTGCTTACTGGGATGAATTTGTAAAACCCAAATTTGAAACTTAA
- a CDS encoding RtcB family protein, producing the protein MYRIKKSGKMKVDAFVLTDSLNDISEAIEQLKNVASLPSIVKAAYAMPDIHWGYGFPIGGVAAFSEIISPGGVGFDINCGVRLLKSEVTYKEISKHIQKVLEKIYKLVPVGLGSTSKKFEKKLFKKIIENGTKAVIELGFGYEEDLNFIENNGTLLPANMLDVSDTAYKRGKEELGTLGAGNHFIEIQKVEEIYDKKIANVLGLFEGQITVMIHTGSRGFGHQVATDYIKLMRNLNIDLPDKQLVYAQFKSEIGQKYYSAMNCAANFAFSNRQIITHLVRKAFSDISKLYLVYDVVHNIAKVEIHDGQKVIVHRKGATRALGPGQKELPEKYKDIGQPVIIPGDMGTSSYILVGTNENFAFSSTAHGAGRILGRRQALKKLKLNDILSNLERKGIILKSKSKKTIIEEAPNAYKDIDKVVEIVDKLRLSKKVAKLVPLGVIKG; encoded by the coding sequence ATGTATAGGATAAAAAAGAGCGGAAAGATGAAAGTCGATGCCTTTGTGCTTACAGATAGTTTAAATGACATATCTGAAGCTATTGAACAACTCAAAAATGTTGCATCTTTACCAAGTATAGTGAAAGCTGCATATGCAATGCCCGACATACATTGGGGATATGGATTTCCAATTGGTGGTGTTGCGGCATTTTCAGAAATTATAAGCCCAGGAGGTGTGGGGTTTGATATAAATTGTGGCGTTAGACTATTAAAAAGTGAAGTTACATACAAGGAAATTTCAAAACACATACAAAAAGTTTTAGAAAAGATATACAAATTAGTACCCGTAGGACTTGGTTCAACTTCAAAAAAATTTGAAAAAAAACTCTTTAAAAAAATAATAGAAAATGGCACAAAAGCAGTTATCGAACTAGGTTTTGGTTATGAAGAAGACTTAAATTTTATAGAAAACAACGGCACATTATTACCCGCAAATATGTTAGACGTATCAGACACTGCCTACAAAAGAGGCAAAGAAGAGTTAGGTACTTTAGGCGCTGGAAATCATTTTATCGAAATTCAAAAAGTAGAAGAAATATACGATAAAAAAATAGCAAATGTATTAGGACTTTTTGAAGGACAAATCACTGTAATGATCCATACGGGAAGTAGGGGATTTGGTCATCAAGTTGCAACGGATTACATTAAACTAATGAGAAATTTAAATATCGATCTTCCAGATAAACAACTTGTCTATGCTCAATTTAAAAGTGAAATTGGTCAAAAGTATTATTCTGCAATGAACTGTGCCGCAAATTTTGCATTCTCAAACAGACAAATAATCACACATCTTGTTCGAAAGGCTTTTTCTGATATTTCAAAACTATATCTGGTATATGATGTAGTACACAATATAGCAAAAGTTGAAATTCACGATGGTCAAAAAGTTATAGTCCATAGAAAGGGAGCAACTAGGGCTCTTGGCCCTGGTCAAAAAGAACTACCTGAAAAATACAAAGACATAGGTCAACCAGTTATAATCCCTGGTGATATGGGAACCTCCTCGTATATCTTAGTAGGAACAAACGAAAACTTTGCATTTTCTTCTACTGCACATGGAGCAGGAAGAATTCTTGGCAGAAGGCAAGCCTTAAAAAAATTAAAACTAAACGATATACTTTCAAATCTTGAAAGAAAGGGTATAATATTAAAAAGTAAATCCAAAAAAACTATAATAGAAGAAGCACCAAATGCTTACAAAGATATAGATAAAGTAGTGGAAATAGTGGACAAATTAAGACTTTCCAAAAAAGTAGCCAAATTAGTACCTTTGGGGGTTATAAAAGGTTGA
- a CDS encoding MFS transporter: MNKNEKFLILEGIFSNFYFLLTQGVVFTALALYFKFNEILLGITAAFPMVFQLLQIVTPYIIEKFKYRKKLLAVFNSFKFLWIVVLISVLTNNKYPLILITIFAISQAFTSLAGNTWSSLVSDIIPSNKRGKYFGIRSVLISFSTLIIFYVFSYIIDNVSAPFNFVYVILITLIGNLLALLSLIPVDDPPVKSLGTLSEIKEVFKEKNFMKLSFANMYWNFILLLTAPFFSYHQLKNLKISMTYISYATIAMTLISMIFYFVWGKISDKYGNKTVMILGLSFVSVTPIIWILMNEQHWPFAMTLDAIISGVGWAAINISLLILPMETAKRMSPMYFAVFGFFGGLGGLIGSILGGYFASIFNQYNFYINNYHIFGIQIYFVIEGILRMIAIFIFATIRTRKYVSPTIFMFNVLNIIARRPTQRIYENAKIESAFMLKKLKIEKKRINRWW; encoded by the coding sequence TTGAATAAAAACGAAAAATTTTTAATTTTAGAAGGTATATTTTCAAACTTTTATTTTTTACTTACCCAAGGTGTTGTATTTACAGCACTTGCTTTGTATTTCAAATTTAACGAAATTCTACTTGGGATTACAGCTGCTTTTCCCATGGTCTTCCAACTACTACAAATAGTAACGCCATACATAATAGAAAAATTTAAATACAGAAAAAAATTACTTGCAGTCTTCAACTCCTTTAAATTTTTATGGATTGTTGTACTAATTTCAGTATTAACAAATAACAAATACCCTTTAATATTAATAACAATTTTTGCAATTTCTCAAGCTTTTACATCCCTTGCGGGAAACACGTGGTCTTCGCTTGTTTCAGATATAATCCCATCAAATAAAAGGGGAAAATATTTTGGTATTAGAAGTGTTTTAATATCTTTTTCCACACTTATAATATTTTACGTTTTTTCATACATAATAGACAACGTATCTGCTCCTTTTAATTTTGTATACGTTATTTTAATTACTCTAATAGGAAATCTACTTGCACTTTTATCCTTAATTCCCGTAGATGACCCCCCTGTAAAAAGTTTGGGAACTTTAAGTGAAATAAAAGAAGTTTTTAAAGAAAAAAACTTTATGAAACTTTCTTTTGCAAACATGTACTGGAATTTTATCCTTTTACTAACCGCTCCCTTTTTCTCATACCACCAACTAAAAAATCTAAAAATATCCATGACTTACATAAGTTATGCAACCATTGCAATGACTCTAATTTCCATGATTTTTTACTTTGTTTGGGGAAAGATAAGTGATAAATACGGGAATAAAACCGTTATGATTTTAGGGCTTTCGTTTGTCTCTGTTACTCCTATTATCTGGATATTAATGAACGAACAACATTGGCCTTTTGCAATGACCCTTGATGCAATAATATCAGGTGTTGGATGGGCAGCTATAAATATATCACTGTTAATTTTGCCAATGGAAACGGCAAAAAGAATGTCCCCCATGTATTTTGCCGTTTTTGGTTTTTTTGGGGGACTTGGTGGACTTATTGGTTCTATACTTGGCGGATACTTTGCATCAATATTTAACCAATACAATTTTTACATAAATAATTATCACATATTTGGTATTCAGATATACTTTGTCATAGAAGGAATACTAAGAATGATAGCTATATTTATATTTGCAACTATAAGAACACGAAAATATGTTTCACCTACTATATTTATGTTTAACGTACTCAACATAATAGCAAGAAGACCTACTCAAAGAATATACGAAAATGCAAAGATAGAAAGTGCATTTATGCTAAAAAAATTAAAAATAGAAAAGAAACGTATAAACAGATGGTGGTAA
- the folP gene encoding dihydropteroate synthase, which yields MNFNDTKIMGIINVTPDSFYPKSRINKDKLLETVDNMIKNGAKIIDVGGESTRPGAEEVSEEEELNRVVPAIELIKRNFDIVVSVDTYKSKVAEESLKVGADIVNDISALRFDENMASVVKKYNCPVILMHMKGTPKNMQKNPYYKDTIKEIYSFFEERIKFAQNRGIQKIIIDPGIGFGKRLIDNLLILKHLDEFKKLGFPLLIGASRKSMIGMILDLPVEERLEGTLAITAYCALKGVEIIRVHDVKENYRVLKVIEAIKNASR from the coding sequence ATGAATTTTAATGATACCAAAATCATGGGAATAATCAATGTAACACCAGATTCTTTTTACCCAAAAAGTCGGATAAACAAGGATAAACTACTAGAAACAGTGGATAATATGATCAAAAATGGGGCAAAAATAATCGATGTAGGTGGTGAAAGCACAAGACCCGGTGCAGAAGAAGTATCTGAAGAAGAAGAACTAAATAGAGTTGTTCCAGCTATCGAACTTATAAAGAGAAATTTTGATATAGTTGTTTCAGTTGACACCTACAAATCAAAAGTTGCAGAAGAGAGTCTTAAGGTTGGTGCCGACATAGTAAACGATATAAGTGCACTTAGATTTGACGAAAACATGGCTAGTGTTGTAAAAAAATATAACTGTCCAGTAATACTAATGCACATGAAAGGTACTCCCAAAAATATGCAGAAAAATCCATATTACAAAGATACCATAAAAGAAATTTACTCTTTTTTTGAAGAAAGAATAAAATTCGCCCAAAACCGTGGTATACAAAAAATTATAATTGATCCAGGTATTGGCTTTGGCAAAAGACTTATAGACAATCTTCTAATTTTAAAACATCTAGATGAATTTAAAAAACTTGGCTTTCCTTTATTAATCGGTGCAAGTAGAAAATCCATGATAGGAATGATTCTTGATCTTCCAGTTGAAGAACGCTTAGAAGGTACTCTTGCAATCACGGCATATTGTGCACTAAAAGGTGTTGAGATAATAAGGGTTCACGATGTAAAAGAAAATTATAGAGTACTAAAAGTAATTGAGGCGATTAAAAATGCGTCTAGATAA
- a CDS encoding asparaginase, with the protein MKRIVIITTGGTIAMVKGDQGVIPYEKGNLLISEIPLLKKVGIKIDLIEFSNIPSPHMKPSDMWSLSQKIDEILKDDNVIGVVVTHGTDTLEETSYLLDLTLKSEKPVVCTAAMRNIGELGTDGPRNVYSSVLTVLSPQASEMGVMVCLNDEIHAAREVTKTYTSNVATFDSPGYGPLGIVDEDNVIFFRKSLTREKILVDKIEERVALIKTFTGDDGKLLKYAKEIGYKGIVLEGFGRGNVPPSVANVVEDIVEEGIPVVITSRCFKGRIYPVYAYHGGGADLRKKGAIMSEHPIGQKAKIKLMVVMGKTRKLDEIRRYFEPNISRRPILYEG; encoded by the coding sequence ATGAAAAGAATCGTAATAATTACCACTGGTGGTACTATTGCTATGGTAAAAGGAGATCAAGGGGTAATTCCATACGAAAAGGGGAATTTATTAATAAGTGAGATACCATTACTTAAAAAAGTTGGAATAAAAATAGATTTAATAGAATTTTCAAATATTCCAAGTCCTCATATGAAACCCTCAGATATGTGGTCTTTATCACAAAAAATAGACGAAATACTTAAAGATGACAACGTTATTGGTGTAGTTGTAACGCATGGCACAGACACCCTAGAAGAAACCTCATATTTACTAGATCTTACATTAAAAAGTGAAAAACCTGTTGTTTGTACAGCTGCTATGCGAAACATAGGAGAACTGGGCACTGATGGACCAAGAAATGTCTATTCATCAGTATTAACTGTTCTATCTCCACAGGCATCTGAAATGGGCGTAATGGTTTGTTTAAACGATGAAATACACGCAGCAAGAGAAGTAACAAAAACGTATACAAGTAATGTTGCAACTTTTGATTCACCTGGATATGGTCCACTTGGAATTGTTGATGAAGATAATGTTATTTTTTTCAGAAAATCACTCACAAGAGAAAAGATATTAGTCGATAAAATAGAAGAAAGAGTCGCATTAATAAAAACATTTACAGGAGATGATGGAAAATTACTGAAATACGCAAAGGAAATAGGGTACAAAGGAATAGTACTAGAAGGCTTTGGAAGGGGAAATGTTCCCCCCTCTGTTGCAAATGTTGTGGAGGATATTGTAGAAGAAGGAATCCCAGTGGTTATTACTTCTAGGTGTTTTAAAGGAAGAATATATCCAGTATACGCATACCACGGAGGAGGTGCTGATCTTAGAAAAAAAGGTGCGATAATGAGTGAACATCCAATAGGTCAAAAAGCAAAAATAAAATTAATGGTAGTAATGGGAAAAACAAGAAAACTAGATGAAATTAGACGTTATTTTGAACCAAATATATCAAGGAGGCCAATCCTATATGAAGGATAA
- a CDS encoding ABC transporter ATP-binding protein has protein sequence MILKIENLNKSFGSLKVLENIEFKIKRGEKITFLGPSGCGKTTLLRIIAGLEKYSGKVKKSFKKVGYIFQEPRLIPWKTVYENLKFVGKDDQKIKEVLISLDLFQFKDYYPAKLSGGMNQRINLARALIVKPEILLLDEPFSSLDIHIKWKLINDINAQIKNRKITTILVTHDIKEAISLSDRILILSNRPAKIIKEFITNEINEFFLEKEVIKLWGDKYV, from the coding sequence ATGATATTAAAGATTGAAAACCTAAATAAAAGTTTTGGAAGTCTAAAAGTTTTAGAAAACATCGAATTTAAAATTAAAAGAGGAGAAAAAATCACCTTTTTAGGTCCTTCGGGATGTGGTAAAACCACACTACTAAGGATTATAGCAGGTCTTGAAAAATACAGCGGAAAAGTAAAAAAAAGCTTTAAAAAAGTAGGATACATATTTCAAGAACCGAGGTTAATTCCCTGGAAAACGGTATATGAAAATCTTAAATTTGTGGGAAAAGATGACCAAAAGATAAAGGAAGTTCTAATTTCACTTGATTTATTTCAATTCAAAGATTACTACCCGGCAAAGTTAAGTGGTGGAATGAATCAAAGAATAAATCTTGCACGCGCACTAATTGTAAAACCAGAAATTCTACTCTTGGATGAACCTTTTTCTTCGCTTGATATACATATAAAGTGGAAGTTAATAAATGATATTAACGCACAAATAAAAAATAGAAAGATAACCACTATACTTGTAACCCACGACATAAAAGAGGCTATTTCACTTTCAGATAGAATTTTAATCTTATCAAACAGACCGGCAAAGATAATAAAAGAATTCATTACAAACGAAATTAATGAATTTTTTTTGGAAAAAGAAGTAATAAAACTTTGGGGTGATAAATATGTATAG
- a CDS encoding DUF1292 domain-containing protein — protein MHDHNHEHEHEHEHEHLEAFTLFDEEGKEHNFVLLGELERENNQYWVCEEIFVEGEEITDFGELYIFKKSTDEEGNIFLDTIEDENEFNEVAKMWEDLGDFEILDEDENIDN, from the coding sequence ATGCACGATCATAATCATGAACATGAACATGAACATGAACATGAACACCTCGAGGCTTTTACGTTATTTGACGAAGAAGGAAAAGAACACAACTTTGTATTGTTAGGAGAACTTGAAAGGGAAAATAATCAATATTGGGTATGTGAAGAAATATTCGTTGAAGGGGAAGAAATAACAGATTTTGGAGAACTATACATATTCAAAAAATCTACGGATGAAGAAGGAAATATTTTTCTTGATACAATCGAAGATGAAAACGAATTTAACGAAGTTGCAAAGATGTGGGAAGATTTAGGAGACTTTGAAATCCTTGATGAAGACGAAAATATTGACAACTAA
- the fliJ gene encoding flagellar export protein FliJ, with product MKFRLQKLLDIAKKEEELKKQQLFKIRKDIDNLKEEIEKNKKYISQLNDEILGKKIQGTYLQMILEIKKNGERHLKALYQKLEQLKGIEEKILMEYLEKRKEKMSFEKLKERFELKNKLEQQRKENKNMDEIAERKFFFGGKR from the coding sequence ATGAAATTTAGACTACAAAAACTCCTCGATATTGCAAAAAAAGAAGAGGAATTAAAAAAACAACAGTTATTTAAGATAAGAAAAGATATTGACAATTTAAAAGAAGAAATAGAGAAAAATAAAAAATATATTTCACAATTAAATGACGAAATTTTAGGAAAAAAAATTCAAGGTACCTACCTTCAAATGATCCTAGAGATCAAAAAAAATGGAGAAAGACATTTAAAAGCATTGTACCAAAAATTGGAACAATTAAAAGGCATTGAAGAAAAAATCCTTATGGAATACCTTGAAAAAAGGAAGGAAAAAATGTCATTTGAAAAATTAAAAGAAAGATTTGAATTAAAAAACAAATTGGAGCAGCAACGAAAGGAAAACAAAAATATGGATGAAATAGCAGAAAGAAAATTCTTTTTCGGAGGAAAAAGATGA
- a CDS encoding ABC transporter substrate-binding protein: protein MKKLIVFLLLLAVLQFPLTLLNPFGPTIFPVAPILNKNVTGNVDLTVEFWKNLDDVIAKVATKYAKFVVLPITTAANLYTKGIDIKLVGVHEWKVFYLVSNTDFKGLKSLKGKTVYSAHGRGQTVDVLLRYLLTKEGLIPDKDVKFAYAPPQEIVALFNSGKISFAALPEPFVTMCLSKGKIVLDFQEEWNKISNSKLGIPIAGLFVIGDISKYKNTILEVEKIFKESVSYANTHVDESLEITSKYLPIPKPILKKSLERTQFKYVSDCKDEVSKFLETMHNLYKEGIPKIPDEGFYLK from the coding sequence ATGAAAAAATTAATTGTTTTTCTATTATTACTTGCAGTTCTCCAATTTCCACTTACACTGTTAAATCCGTTTGGTCCAACTATATTTCCAGTTGCACCAATATTAAATAAAAACGTAACTGGGAATGTAGACTTAACGGTTGAATTTTGGAAAAATCTAGATGACGTTATTGCAAAGGTTGCCACAAAGTACGCAAAATTTGTCGTATTACCCATTACCACTGCGGCAAACCTTTATACCAAAGGTATAGACATAAAGCTAGTTGGGGTACACGAATGGAAGGTATTTTACCTTGTATCAAACACAGATTTTAAAGGTCTAAAATCTCTAAAAGGAAAAACAGTGTACTCTGCTCACGGAAGAGGACAAACTGTAGATGTGCTTTTGAGGTATCTCTTAACAAAAGAAGGACTTATTCCCGACAAAGATGTAAAATTTGCATATGCTCCACCACAAGAAATCGTTGCACTATTTAACTCTGGAAAAATAAGCTTTGCTGCTCTTCCTGAACCTTTTGTCACAATGTGTCTGTCAAAAGGAAAGATTGTTTTAGATTTTCAAGAAGAATGGAATAAAATATCGAATTCAAAACTTGGTATTCCAATTGCAGGACTTTTCGTAATAGGTGATATTTCAAAGTACAAAAATACCATACTTGAAGTGGAAAAAATATTCAAAGAAAGTGTTTCATACGCAAATACTCATGTAGATGAAAGTCTTGAAATTACAAGCAAGTATTTACCAATTCCAAAACCCATTCTCAAAAAATCACTTGAAAGAACACAATTTAAATACGTGTCTGATTGCAAAGATGAAGTCTCAAAATTTCTCGAAACGATGCATAACCTTTATAAAGAGGGGATACCGAAAATTCCAGACGAAGGATTTTATCTAAAATGA
- a CDS encoding rhomboid family intramembrane serine protease — MFPLYDTIPSKKKPVITYSIIFINVLIFIYELTLNNFQLQEFFFNYGIVPLRYTWKFNYKYSMIWKEIFPVIYSNPFVPFLSHMFIHGGWSHILGNMWFLWIFGDNVEDKIGHFNFLFFYIFGGLFALFFHWMFNFFSPYPLVGASGAISAVMGAYFVQFWYSRIVTLIIWFIPFLVEIPAVIYLFIWFVLQILNGTISNITGSGVAYWAHAGGFIFGMIIGNRVKRRYYL; from the coding sequence ATGTTTCCACTTTACGATACTATACCAAGTAAAAAAAAGCCAGTAATAACTTATTCCATTATTTTCATCAACGTTTTGATATTTATATACGAATTAACACTAAATAACTTTCAGCTCCAGGAATTTTTTTTCAACTACGGTATAGTTCCACTCAGATACACCTGGAAGTTCAATTACAAATATTCCATGATTTGGAAAGAGATATTTCCTGTTATTTACTCCAATCCGTTTGTTCCCTTTCTTTCACATATGTTTATTCATGGTGGTTGGTCTCACATATTGGGGAATATGTGGTTTTTGTGGATCTTTGGTGATAACGTAGAAGATAAAATTGGACATTTTAATTTTCTTTTTTTCTACATATTTGGTGGTCTTTTTGCTTTGTTCTTTCATTGGATGTTTAACTTTTTCTCACCATACCCATTAGTAGGTGCCTCTGGTGCAATTTCTGCTGTAATGGGGGCTTATTTTGTACAATTTTGGTATTCAAGAATTGTAACATTAATTATCTGGTTCATACCATTTTTAGTTGAAATTCCAGCTGTAATATACCTCTTCATATGGTTCGTATTACAAATACTAAACGGAACAATATCCAATATAACTGGATCAGGAGTAGCGTATTGGGCACATGCGGGGGGATTTATCTTTGGAATGATTATTGGAAATAGAGTAAAAAGGAGGTATTATCTATGA
- a CDS encoding YdcF family protein, with protein MWRFFIILSIFLYIISTSAFNYVVSKLFYVKEVPIPKTGTIVILGGGITNYSNHVELGSHTQKRLFKGFEVYKNLHQKIILTGGVIGKGTTEADLMKKFLITLGVPENDILVENKSRTTKENAKNVAKIVKEENIILVTSYIHMKRAKMLFEKYTKKNIIPVVCDYPIDFRNNFLDYLPSPQALYTFSQITHEFFGILKGG; from the coding sequence ATGTGGCGATTTTTTATTATTCTTTCAATATTTCTCTATATCATTTCAACTTCAGCCTTTAATTATGTTGTTTCTAAACTCTTCTACGTTAAAGAAGTTCCCATTCCAAAAACTGGAACCATTGTAATCTTAGGAGGTGGAATAACAAATTACTCAAACCACGTAGAATTGGGGTCGCATACACAAAAAAGATTATTTAAGGGGTTTGAAGTTTACAAAAATTTACACCAAAAAATAATACTAACAGGCGGGGTTATAGGTAAAGGAACAACAGAAGCAGACCTTATGAAAAAATTTCTAATTACATTGGGGGTCCCAGAAAATGATATCTTAGTTGAAAACAAATCAAGAACAACAAAAGAAAATGCCAAAAATGTGGCTAAAATTGTAAAAGAAGAAAATATAATACTTGTAACATCGTATATTCATATGAAAAGGGCCAAAATGTTGTTTGAAAAATACACAAAAAAAAATATAATCCCAGTTGTATGCGACTATCCAATAGATTTTAGAAATAATTTCTTAGATTATCTTCCATCCCCTCAAGCACTTTATACCTTTTCGCAAATTACACACGAGTTTTTTGGCATACTTAAGGGGGGATAA
- a CDS encoding alpha/beta hydrolase: protein MSLFDLGDIKTVKISQPIFLKGNNEKGILLIHGFTGSPHDMTYLAKSLNEEGYTVMVPRLPGHGTSSLDFLESNWRDWLRRSLDSYFDLAGLCKDVYVAGLSMGGVLTLVLASIVNPRKVISIAGAIFTTEKRIALTPIISLFTKKVKKEGYGEKYDNEDLKYLSKEYWSYNWPLQAKHLYKLMKIARKRLKFIKSDILILASEKDKVVPLKAAHYIYKNVSSERRKLEVFKESGHVMTNDIEKEKVAETIINWLKE, encoded by the coding sequence ATGAGTTTATTTGATCTTGGTGATATTAAAACAGTTAAAATTTCACAACCGATATTTTTGAAAGGGAACAACGAAAAAGGTATTTTGTTAATACATGGATTTACAGGAAGCCCACATGATATGACGTATCTTGCAAAGAGTTTGAATGAGGAAGGTTATACTGTTATGGTACCACGTCTTCCTGGACATGGGACATCTTCTTTAGACTTTTTAGAAAGTAATTGGAGAGATTGGCTTAGAAGGTCTTTAGACAGTTACTTTGATTTAGCTGGTTTGTGTAAAGATGTGTATGTAGCAGGACTTTCCATGGGAGGAGTGTTAACTTTAGTTTTAGCAAGTATAGTTAATCCAAGAAAAGTTATTTCTATTGCAGGTGCTATTTTTACCACGGAAAAAAGAATAGCTTTAACACCTATAATTTCACTCTTTACAAAAAAAGTTAAGAAAGAAGGGTACGGTGAAAAGTATGATAACGAGGATTTGAAATATTTATCTAAGGAGTACTGGTCGTATAATTGGCCACTTCAAGCAAAACACTTGTATAAATTGATGAAAATAGCAAGGAAAAGATTGAAATTTATAAAATCGGATATACTTATACTGGCATCGGAAAAAGATAAAGTAGTACCTTTGAAGGCAGCTCATTATATCTACAAAAACGTTTCATCAGAACGGAGAAAATTAGAAGTATTTAAAGAATCAGGACATGTGATGACGAATGATATTGAAAAGGAAAAGGTTGCCGAAACGATAATAAACTGGTTAAAAGAGTAG